The following coding sequences are from one Desulfobacterales bacterium window:
- the rpmF gene encoding 50S ribosomal protein L32, whose translation MAVPKRRTSKTRKRTRQAQQKIGAPNLSKCSLCGAPKAPHILCPNCKSYKGKKIVEDKKEEKEKD comes from the coding sequence ATGGCTGTTCCAAAACGTAGAACATCAAAAACAAGAAAACGAACAAGACAAGCGCAACAAAAAATAGGCGCTCCAAATTTATCAAAATGCTCTTTATGTGGAGCTCCAAAGGCGCCACATATTTTATGTCCAAATTGCAAATCATATAAAGGTAAAAAAATAGTAGAAGATAAAAAAGAAGAAAAAGAAAAAGATTAA
- the fabG gene encoding 3-oxoacyl-[acyl-carrier-protein] reductase — MEHQKKVVVVTGGSRGIGRAICIAFADSETQIFFNYASSEASARETEKIVQELKVTAIGEKVNVSSEKEVSDFFNKIISQTGRIDILVNNAGIAKDNLIVRMKDAEWDEVINTNLKGVFLCTKAVTRTMIKQRFGRIINITSIVGITGNAGQSNYSASKAGIIGFTKSCAKELASRNITVNAVAPGYIETDMTNNLSEEMKKSMIEQIPLKRTGKPEEVAAVIKFLASNEASYITGQVIHVSGGLYI; from the coding sequence ATGGAACATCAAAAAAAAGTAGTTGTAGTTACTGGAGGTTCAAGGGGTATAGGCAGAGCAATATGTATTGCTTTTGCAGATTCAGAAACCCAGATTTTTTTTAATTATGCATCATCTGAGGCTTCTGCGCGAGAAACAGAAAAAATTGTTCAAGAATTAAAGGTAACCGCTATTGGAGAAAAAGTTAATGTTTCTTCAGAAAAAGAAGTTTCAGATTTCTTTAATAAAATCATTTCACAAACAGGCAGAATAGATATATTAGTTAATAATGCAGGAATTGCTAAAGACAATCTGATTGTCCGCATGAAAGATGCAGAATGGGATGAGGTAATTAATACAAATTTAAAAGGCGTTTTTCTTTGCACAAAGGCTGTTACAAGAACTATGATAAAACAAAGATTTGGCCGAATAATAAATATTACTTCAATTGTTGGAATTACAGGAAATGCTGGACAATCCAACTATTCTGCGTCTAAGGCCGGAATTATTGGTTTTACAAAATCTTGCGCAAAGGAACTTGCTTCAAGAAATATTACAGTAAATGCCGTAGCCCCGGGCTATATTGAAACTGATATGACTAATAATTTATCAGAAGAAATGAAAAAGTCTATGATTGAACAAATACCTTTGAAAAGAACTGGTAAGCCTGAAGAAGTAGCTGCTGTGATAAAATTTCTTGCTTCTAATGAAGCGAGCTATATAACAGGGCAAGTAATTCACGTGAGTGGAGGTTTATATATATGA
- a CDS encoding acyl carrier protein, with the protein MSIEEKVRKIICEKLDVELDEVVREASLIDDLGADSLDLVELMMSMEDEFDLEIPEKESEKIKTVKDIIEYIESKL; encoded by the coding sequence ATGTCAATTGAAGAAAAGGTAAGAAAAATAATATGTGAAAAGCTTGATGTTGAATTAGACGAAGTTGTGCGAGAAGCTTCACTAATTGATGATCTTGGGGCTGATTCTTTAGATTTAGTAGAACTTATGATGTCTATGGAAGATGAGTTTGATTTAGAAATTCCTGAAAAGGAATCTGAAAAAATAAAAACCGTTAAGGATATAATTGAATACATTGAATCTAAGCTATAA
- the fabF gene encoding beta-ketoacyl-ACP synthase II, with product MQRRVVITGMGLITPLGIGVKESWTSLCLGKSGICKITKFDTDGLKTKIAGEVKNFKIENFISNKTAKKMLPFVAYALACSKMAIEDAHIHIDNSNCEKIGVILGCTMGGIGAIEETALTLNQNGSRQISPFFIPSVLGNMVAAIVSINFGTKGLNYTIDTACASGAHAVGESFEMIRRGRSEMMITGGVDSTITPLCIAGFNAMKALSVRNDEPEKASRPFDRDRDGFVVGEGGGILVLESLDSAIKRGANIYAEICGYGANSDAYHITAPAPEGEGSAKCMQLALFDAGISHLQIDYINAHGTSTKLNDISETIAIKKVFQDKAKSIAVSSIKSMIGHLIGAAGSVATAVTALVIHEGIIPPTINLDIPDTECDLDYVPHVARKTKVDFALINSFGFGGTNASLVLKKV from the coding sequence TTGCAAAGACGAGTAGTAATCACCGGCATGGGACTTATAACCCCATTAGGAATAGGTGTAAAGGAATCTTGGACATCTCTGTGTTTGGGAAAATCAGGAATTTGTAAAATAACAAAATTCGATACAGATGGTTTAAAGACAAAGATTGCTGGGGAAGTAAAAAATTTCAAAATAGAAAATTTCATTTCAAATAAAACCGCTAAAAAAATGCTTCCTTTCGTTGCTTATGCTTTAGCCTGTTCAAAAATGGCTATTGAAGATGCTCACATTCATATTGATAATTCAAATTGTGAAAAGATAGGAGTTATTTTAGGATGCACAATGGGCGGAATAGGAGCAATTGAAGAAACTGCTTTAACCTTAAATCAAAATGGTTCAAGACAAATAAGTCCTTTTTTTATTCCAAGCGTTTTAGGCAATATGGTTGCGGCAATTGTTTCAATTAACTTTGGAACAAAAGGTCTTAACTATACGATAGATACAGCCTGTGCTTCAGGGGCTCATGCTGTTGGAGAATCTTTTGAAATGATAAGAAGAGGTAGATCTGAAATGATGATTACAGGAGGCGTTGACTCAACAATAACTCCTTTATGTATTGCTGGATTTAATGCAATGAAAGCTTTATCTGTAAGAAATGATGAACCTGAAAAAGCATCAAGGCCCTTTGACCGAGATAGGGACGGATTTGTGGTTGGTGAAGGTGGAGGAATATTAGTGCTTGAAAGTCTTGATAGTGCTATTAAAAGGGGAGCTAATATTTATGCGGAAATATGCGGTTATGGCGCTAATTCTGATGCTTATCATATAACAGCTCCTGCACCCGAAGGAGAAGGTTCCGCTAAATGTATGCAATTGGCCTTGTTTGACGCTGGTATATCCCATCTGCAGATTGATTACATAAATGCCCATGGAACTTCTACAAAATTAAATGATATATCTGAAACAATCGCAATAAAAAAAGTTTTTCAAGACAAAGCGAAATCCATTGCTGTAAGTTCAATAAAATCAATGATAGGTCATTTAATTGGCGCAGCTGGTAGCGTTGCAACAGCAGTTACTGCTTTGGTAATTCATGAAGGCATAATACCGCCTACCATCAATTTAGATATTCCAGATACTGAATGTGATCTTGATTATGTTCCTCATGTTGCAAGAAAAACAAAAGTAGATTTTGCTTTAATTAATTCTTTTGGTTTTGGAGGAACTAACGCTTCATTAGTTCTAAAAAAAGTATAA
- the rpiB gene encoding ribose 5-phosphate isomerase B: MKNEKQPIIIGCDHAGYLLKEKVKVFLIENGFDVEDAGVYNQNSVDYTDIAVKVASLIAKEKFEKGILICGTGIGMSMAANRFKKIRAAICNDMFSAIMSRRHNNSNVLALGARIIGDGLAEEIVKLWLETPFEGGRHICRIEKMDTCS, translated from the coding sequence ATGAAGAATGAAAAACAGCCAATTATAATAGGTTGTGATCATGCGGGTTATTTATTAAAAGAAAAAGTAAAAGTTTTTCTGATTGAAAATGGTTTTGATGTTGAAGATGCAGGTGTATATAACCAAAATTCTGTTGATTATACTGACATTGCTGTTAAAGTAGCATCTTTAATTGCAAAAGAAAAATTTGAAAAAGGAATTCTGATATGTGGAACAGGCATTGGAATGTCAATGGCTGCGAATAGATTTAAAAAAATTCGAGCAGCTATTTGTAATGATATGTTTTCTGCAATAATGTCAAGACGCCATAATAATTCCAATGTGCTTGCTTTAGGTGCAAGGATAATTGGAGACGGCCTTGCTGAAGAAATTGTAAAGCTTTGGCTCGAGACACCTTTTGAAGGTGGAAGGCATATTTGTCGAATAGAAAAAATGGATACATGTTCATAA
- a CDS encoding serine hydroxymethyltransferase, with translation MFNLDLITLDTFDHEIAKAINLEIGRQKYSLELIASENFVSPGVLAALGSVLTNKYAEGYPGKRYYGGCEYVDIAENLAIERAKKIFSTKDGEAEYANVQAHSGSQANMAVYFALLNCKDTVLAMDLANGGHLTHGSRISFSGKFFNFVHYGVKRDTGFIDYEQVAELADIHKPKLIVAGASAYPRTIDFKAFSEIAKSVGAFFMVDMAHIAGLVAKGQHPSPVPYADVVTSTTHKTLRGPRGGLIIGKKELGDKIDKEIFPGIQGGPLMHVIAAKAVAFKEAMEDSFAEYQKQIIKNANALANRLMENNINLVSGGTDTHIVFIDLRSLNITGKDGEKALEKAGITTNKNSIPYDPNPPKITSGIRLGTPALTTRGMKENDMVYIADLITAILTDIKNENLINETKAKVKTMCDGFPLFAK, from the coding sequence ATGTTTAACTTGGACTTAATAACCTTGGATACATTTGATCATGAAATTGCTAAGGCTATAAACCTTGAAATTGGAAGACAAAAATATAGTCTTGAACTAATAGCTTCGGAAAATTTTGTAAGCCCAGGTGTGCTTGCCGCATTAGGTAGCGTTCTTACTAATAAATACGCTGAAGGCTATCCTGGAAAACGTTATTATGGGGGATGTGAATATGTAGATATCGCGGAAAATCTTGCGATTGAAAGAGCAAAGAAAATATTCAGCACAAAAGATGGTGAGGCTGAATATGCTAATGTTCAAGCTCATTCAGGTTCTCAGGCTAATATGGCTGTTTATTTTGCACTTCTCAATTGTAAAGACACTGTACTTGCTATGGATCTTGCTAATGGCGGGCATTTAACTCACGGAAGTCGTATCAGTTTTTCTGGAAAATTTTTTAATTTTGTTCATTATGGCGTAAAAAGAGATACAGGTTTTATTGACTATGAACAAGTAGCTGAATTAGCAGATATACATAAGCCTAAGCTTATTGTCGCAGGAGCGAGTGCTTATCCAAGAACAATAGATTTTAAAGCCTTTTCAGAAATTGCAAAGTCAGTAGGAGCTTTTTTCATGGTTGATATGGCTCATATTGCTGGACTCGTTGCAAAAGGACAACATCCTTCACCAGTACCCTATGCTGATGTAGTAACTTCTACAACCCATAAAACTTTAAGGGGACCAAGAGGCGGACTTATTATTGGGAAAAAAGAGTTAGGCGATAAAATTGATAAAGAAATATTTCCAGGTATTCAGGGTGGTCCCTTAATGCACGTTATAGCAGCAAAAGCCGTTGCTTTCAAAGAAGCTATGGAAGATTCCTTTGCAGAATATCAAAAACAAATAATCAAGAATGCAAATGCCCTTGCAAACAGGCTTATGGAAAACAATATAAACCTTGTTTCGGGCGGTACGGACACTCATATTGTTTTTATCGATTTACGAAGTCTTAATATAACAGGAAAAGACGGAGAAAAAGCCCTTGAAAAAGCCGGCATCACTACTAATAAAAATTCAATTCCTTATGATCCTAATCCTCCTAAAATAACAAGTGGCATAAGGCTCGGAACTCCTGCTTTAACAACAAGGGGAATGAAAGAAAATGATATGGTGTATATTGCTGATTTAATTACTGCTATTTTAACTGATATAAAAAATGAGAACTTAATTAACGAGACTAAAGCAAAAGTAAAAACCATGTGTGATGGATTTCCGCTTTTTGCGAAATAG
- a CDS encoding cytidine/deoxycytidylate deaminase family protein, giving the protein MEHLLDRPTWESYFMDIAQLVAKRSTCLRRFVGALIVKEKRILATGYNGAPMGLKHCSETGCLRANMNIPSGERHELCRGVHAEQNAIIQAAYHGVSIKDSILFCTNFPCSICAKMIINAGIKKIYCKDGYSDSLSEELLNCADIEVITNF; this is encoded by the coding sequence ATGGAACATCTGCTTGATCGCCCAACTTGGGAAAGCTATTTCATGGATATTGCTCAACTTGTGGCGAAGCGTTCAACATGTTTAAGGCGTTTTGTTGGAGCGTTAATAGTTAAAGAAAAAAGAATACTTGCTACAGGCTATAATGGAGCGCCAATGGGATTAAAACATTGCTCTGAAACTGGATGTTTAAGAGCCAATATGAATATTCCATCAGGCGAAAGGCATGAACTATGTCGAGGAGTACATGCCGAGCAAAATGCTATTATTCAGGCGGCTTATCATGGAGTTTCCATAAAAGATAGCATATTATTTTGTACAAACTTTCCATGCTCAATCTGTGCAAAAATGATTATAAACGCTGGAATAAAAAAAATTTATTGTAAGGACGGCTATAGCGATTCTTTATCAGAAGAATTGCTTAATTGTGCCGATATCGAAGTAATTACAAATTTTTAG
- the nrdR gene encoding transcriptional repressor NrdR: MKCPFCGEIETKVIDSRSNKDQSSIRRRRECLSCEKRFTTYEHVENLQVMIVKKDGRREAFNKEKIRSGLIKACEKRPVSMDAIDSIVSEIESDITEFPKKEFSSTYIGEKLMKKLRVLDEVAYVRFASVYREFKDASDFIDELKKFPKEKRRK, from the coding sequence ATGAAATGTCCTTTTTGTGGAGAAATAGAAACAAAAGTAATAGATTCAAGAAGTAATAAAGATCAATCATCAATTAGAAGAAGAAGAGAGTGTTTAAGTTGTGAAAAAAGATTTACAACGTATGAACATGTTGAAAATCTTCAAGTTATGATTGTAAAAAAAGATGGAAGACGGGAGGCTTTTAATAAAGAGAAGATAAGAAGCGGACTTATAAAAGCTTGTGAAAAGCGTCCTGTAAGCATGGATGCGATAGACAGTATTGTTTCTGAAATTGAATCAGATATAACTGAATTTCCTAAAAAAGAATTCTCATCAACTTATATCGGTGAAAAATTAATGAAAAAACTTCGCGTTTTAGATGAAGTTGCTTATGTTAGGTTTGCGTCTGTTTATCGTGAATTTAAAGATGCGAGTGATTTTATTGATGAGCTTAAAAAATTTCCAAAAGAGAAACGTCGTAAATGA
- the ribD gene encoding bifunctional diaminohydroxyphosphoribosylaminopyrimidine deaminase/5-amino-6-(5-phosphoribosylamino)uracil reductase RibD, with translation MPPDIIDKYFMKMAISLARQGYGFTSPNPMVGAVIVKDNKVVGKGFHLARGLPHAEVNAINDAGNLANGSTLYVTLEPCNHFGRTPPCVQKIIDSGIVRVVIANKDPNPNVKGNGSKVLAGKNINVTMGVCKDEAAKLNEVFFKYIQTKQPFVILKCASTLDGRIASRTGDSKWISSEKSREFVHWLRHSLDAIMVGIGTVKTDNPFLTTRIKHFNGKNPIRIVLDTNLSIDINSNVLNIDANLKTIIVAGNNASDDKAALIEKKGAKVIKMPCDKGFIDIKSLMEKLGSLEITSLLIEGGSSVISSSLKSGVVDKVIICYAPKILGGDDGVPICRGEGAMVINDAIKLKNIEVLRFENDVMIEGYL, from the coding sequence ATGCCTCCAGATATAATTGATAAATATTTTATGAAGATGGCTATATCTCTTGCTCGACAAGGATATGGTTTTACATCTCCAAATCCAATGGTTGGCGCAGTTATTGTAAAAGATAATAAAGTTGTTGGTAAAGGTTTTCATTTAGCAAGGGGACTGCCTCATGCTGAAGTGAATGCAATCAACGATGCTGGCAATTTAGCAAATGGCTCAACTCTTTATGTAACCCTTGAACCATGCAATCATTTTGGAAGAACTCCTCCCTGTGTTCAAAAAATAATAGATTCAGGCATTGTTAGAGTAGTTATAGCAAATAAAGACCCGAACCCTAATGTAAAGGGAAATGGATCTAAAGTTTTAGCAGGAAAAAATATAAATGTTACTATGGGCGTTTGCAAAGATGAAGCAGCAAAGTTAAATGAAGTTTTTTTTAAATATATTCAAACAAAGCAACCTTTTGTAATACTAAAATGCGCTTCAACTTTAGACGGTAGGATTGCTTCAAGAACAGGCGATTCAAAATGGATTTCTTCTGAAAAATCAAGAGAATTTGTTCATTGGCTTAGGCATAGTCTTGATGCAATCATGGTTGGTATCGGCACAGTTAAAACTGATAATCCTTTTTTAACCACGAGAATTAAACATTTCAATGGAAAAAATCCCATAAGAATAGTTCTTGATACAAATCTTTCTATTGATATAAATTCAAACGTTTTAAACATTGATGCTAATCTTAAAACAATAATTGTTGCTGGAAATAACGCTTCAGATGACAAAGCTGCTTTAATAGAAAAAAAAGGGGCAAAAGTTATAAAGATGCCTTGCGATAAAGGCTTTATTGATATTAAGAGCCTAATGGAAAAATTAGGTTCATTGGAAATTACAAGTCTTCTTATTGAGGGAGGAAGTTCCGTTATATCCTCCTCATTAAAGTCAGGTGTTGTTGACAAAGTAATTATATGTTACGCACCAAAAATTCTTGGAGGTGATGATGGGGTTCCGATATGTAGAGGAGAAGGAGCAATGGTAATAAATGATGCTATCAAGCTTAAAAATATTGAAGTATTACGATTTGAAAACGACGTAATGATAGAAGGATATTTGTAA
- a CDS encoding riboflavin synthase, which yields MFTGIIEGLGNIVNIKGSKDGKRLTVKPNFSIDTAKIGDSIAVNGACLTIVTLNNYSFDADVSPETIDRTTFKSAKIGDIVNLERALTLSSRLDGHLVTGHVDGTGILAEKKSKGTAEIFTFKIPNNLSIYMIEKGSVAIDGISLTINKIEKEIFEVSIIPHTLKMTTLSLKKLGNSVNIETDIIGKYIEQFLKKNKTNKMQNSSAINMDFLRETGFL from the coding sequence ATGTTTACAGGAATAATAGAAGGTCTTGGAAATATCGTTAATATTAAGGGATCAAAGGATGGCAAACGTTTAACTGTAAAGCCTAATTTTAGTATTGATACTGCAAAAATAGGGGATAGCATTGCGGTAAATGGAGCTTGTCTTACAATTGTTACATTAAATAATTACTCTTTTGATGCTGACGTATCGCCCGAAACTATTGACAGGACAACATTTAAATCAGCTAAAATAGGTGATATTGTAAATCTTGAAAGAGCCCTTACTTTATCATCCCGTCTTGATGGTCATCTTGTTACTGGTCATGTAGATGGAACAGGAATATTAGCAGAAAAAAAATCCAAAGGCACTGCGGAAATTTTTACATTTAAAATTCCAAACAATCTATCTATTTATATGATTGAAAAAGGTTCTGTAGCCATTGATGGAATAAGTCTTACAATTAATAAAATTGAAAAAGAAATTTTTGAAGTCAGCATAATCCCCCATACACTAAAAATGACAACTCTTAGTTTAAAGAAATTAGGTAATTCTGTAAATATTGAAACAGACATTATTGGTAAATATATTGAACAATTTCTAAAAAAAAATAAAACAAATAAAATGCAGAATTCATCAGCGATTAACATGGATTTCCTTAGGGAAACAGGATTTTTATAA
- a CDS encoding bifunctional 3,4-dihydroxy-2-butanone-4-phosphate synthase/GTP cyclohydrolase II produces the protein MPIISIEQAINEIKKGKMVILVDDEDRENEGDLTIAAEKVTPEMINFMAKYGRGLICLSLTNEIADRLELPLMVEQNTSPFQTGFTVSIEARYGVTTGISAADRAKTVLTAIADNSNASDLVRPGHIFPLRARTGGVIVRTGQTEGSVDLARLAGLKPAGVICEIMDDDGTMARMPTLEKFSQTHGINICTIADLIEYRMRTESFVRRKAESVIPTAHAGEFKIIVYENDIDNFLHIAMIKGEINPDNPVLVRVHSECLTGDIFGSLRCDCGPQIHKAMEMMDKEGSGVLLYIRQEGRGIGLINKIRAYSLQDKGLDTVEANKQLGFHADLRNYGIGAQVLVDVGVRKMKLITNNPKKMVGLEGYGLKIVEQVPIEIPPNCHNKGYLECKKLKLGHMLNFDAAP, from the coding sequence ATGCCCATTATTTCAATTGAACAGGCCATCAACGAGATAAAAAAAGGTAAAATGGTCATCCTTGTAGATGATGAAGATCGGGAAAATGAGGGAGATCTAACCATAGCTGCTGAAAAAGTAACTCCCGAAATGATAAATTTTATGGCGAAATACGGTAGAGGCTTAATATGTCTTTCCCTTACTAATGAAATTGCCGATAGACTTGAACTTCCACTTATGGTTGAACAAAATACTTCTCCTTTTCAAACAGGATTCACTGTTTCTATAGAAGCAAGATATGGAGTCACTACTGGAATATCAGCGGCTGATCGAGCAAAAACTGTATTAACCGCTATAGCTGATAATTCTAACGCATCCGATCTTGTAAGACCAGGTCATATTTTCCCATTGAGGGCAAGAACTGGGGGCGTTATCGTAAGAACAGGTCAAACTGAAGGTTCCGTTGATCTTGCAAGGCTTGCGGGCTTAAAGCCGGCTGGCGTTATATGTGAAATCATGGATGATGACGGAACTATGGCAAGAATGCCAACTCTTGAAAAATTCAGTCAGACACATGGAATAAATATATGCACAATTGCAGATTTAATAGAATATAGGATGAGGACAGAATCATTTGTAAGAAGAAAGGCTGAATCTGTTATACCTACTGCCCATGCAGGTGAGTTTAAAATTATAGTCTATGAAAACGATATTGATAATTTTCTTCATATCGCCATGATAAAAGGGGAAATTAATCCTGATAACCCTGTCCTTGTACGAGTTCATTCTGAATGTCTCACTGGAGATATATTTGGTTCATTAAGGTGTGATTGCGGCCCTCAAATTCATAAAGCAATGGAAATGATGGATAAAGAAGGAAGCGGAGTTCTTTTGTATATTCGTCAAGAGGGTAGGGGAATAGGCCTTATTAATAAAATTAGAGCATATTCTCTCCAAGATAAGGGGCTTGATACTGTTGAAGCAAATAAACAACTTGGCTTTCACGCTGATTTAAGAAATTACGGAATAGGTGCTCAAGTCCTTGTTGATGTCGGCGTAAGAAAAATGAAATTAATCACTAATAATCCAAAAAAAATGGTAGGACTTGAAGGCTATGGATTAAAAATAGTAGAACAGGTTCCTATAGAAATTCCTCCAAATTGCCATAATAAAGGATATTTAGAATGTAAAAAACTTAAATTAGGACATATGCTTAATTTTGATGCAGCTCCATGA
- a CDS encoding 6,7-dimethyl-8-ribityllumazine synthase, with protein sequence MTTTFEGNLIAEGKKFSIIVSRFNDFITERLLGGALDALKRSGAKEENISIARVPGAYEIPLIAKKIAEKKNCDAIICVGAVIRGSTPHFDYVCAEVSKGIAVVSLETGMPIIFGIITADSIEQAIERAGTKAGNKGWHAAISAIEMTNLIEELNRI encoded by the coding sequence ATGACAACAACGTTTGAGGGTAATCTTATTGCCGAAGGAAAAAAATTTTCTATTATTGTAAGTCGTTTTAATGACTTCATAACAGAAAGACTTTTAGGAGGAGCTCTTGATGCTTTAAAACGAAGCGGAGCAAAGGAAGAAAATATTTCTATTGCAAGGGTTCCTGGCGCTTACGAAATTCCGCTCATTGCAAAAAAGATAGCTGAAAAAAAGAACTGTGATGCAATTATATGCGTAGGTGCTGTTATTCGTGGTTCTACTCCTCATTTTGATTATGTATGTGCTGAAGTTTCAAAAGGTATAGCTGTAGTTAGTCTTGAAACTGGAATGCCTATAATATTTGGTATTATTACCGCTGATTCAATTGAGCAAGCTATTGAAAGAGCTGGAACAAAAGCCGGTAATAAGGGTTGGCATGCAGCCATATCAGCTATTGAAATGACAAACTTAATAGAAGAATTAAATCGGATATAA
- the nusB gene encoding transcription antitermination factor NusB, with amino-acid sequence MGLRRKAREAAMQFLFAIDANKEKEYSEYLELFCDDFEINEDIIPFFRDTVNGVLQYKSEIDSLIERFSEHWKVYRMSRVDRNLLRISVYELIYRDDIPSVVSINEAIDIGKRFGTKDSGSFINGLLDKIKNNINELKQKE; translated from the coding sequence ATGGGATTAAGAAGAAAAGCGCGTGAAGCGGCAATGCAATTTCTTTTTGCTATCGATGCAAACAAAGAAAAAGAATATTCGGAATATTTAGAACTTTTTTGCGATGATTTTGAAATAAATGAGGATATTATACCTTTTTTTCGTGATACTGTTAATGGGGTTTTACAATATAAATCGGAAATTGATTCTTTAATCGAGCGTTTTTCTGAGCATTGGAAAGTTTATAGAATGTCCCGTGTTGATAGAAATTTATTGAGAATATCTGTTTATGAACTTATTTATAGAGATGATATCCCTTCCGTTGTTTCAATAAATGAAGCCATCGACATAGGTAAAAGGTTTGGAACAAAGGATTCTGGGTCATTTATAAATGGTTTGCTTGATAAGATTAAAAATAATATTAATGAATTAAAGCAAAAAGAATAA
- a CDS encoding TrpB-like pyridoxal phosphate-dependent enzyme — protein MEYKKVLLNEDEMPCQWYNILADIKMNPPLGPDGNPIKPEQLAPVFPMNLIEQEVSSERWITIPEEVLGVLKIWRPSPLVRAFSLEKALGTPAKIYYKNESVSPPGSHKPNTAVPQAYYNKEFGIKKITTETGAGQWGSALSFACSQFGIECKIFMVRISFDQKPYRKLMMSAWGGNCVASPSTETKAGRDALERDPNTPGSLGIAISEAVEAAVSDTTGQTRYSLGSVLNHVMLHQTIIGLEAKKQFDKIGVYPDIVIGCAGGGSNFAGLAFPFVSDKINGKNIEIYPVEPQACPTLTKAPFVYDHGDTAGYTPLLPMHSLGHSFVPPPFHAGGLRYHGMAPTVSQLVSEGLITAKAVTQLDAYKAGILFSSTEGIIPAPETCHAIATVIDEANKAKEEGKEKVIVFNFSGHGLLDLSAYDKYFSGQLQNFSLSDEELLICQKAFEKFPKPSIVKSR, from the coding sequence ATGGAATACAAAAAAGTTTTATTAAATGAAGATGAAATGCCTTGTCAGTGGTATAATATTCTTGCGGATATAAAGATGAATCCACCTTTAGGCCCAGACGGTAATCCCATAAAACCTGAACAACTTGCGCCTGTCTTTCCAATGAACTTAATTGAACAGGAAGTTAGTTCGGAAAGATGGATCACTATTCCTGAAGAAGTATTAGGCGTTTTAAAAATTTGGCGTCCATCACCGCTTGTAAGGGCTTTCAGCCTTGAAAAAGCATTAGGCACTCCAGCTAAAATATATTATAAAAACGAAAGTGTAAGCCCTCCTGGTAGTCATAAGCCAAATACAGCAGTTCCTCAAGCTTATTACAATAAAGAATTTGGAATAAAAAAAATTACAACAGAAACAGGGGCAGGCCAATGGGGAAGCGCTCTTTCTTTTGCATGCTCCCAGTTTGGTATTGAATGTAAAATATTTATGGTACGCATAAGTTTTGATCAAAAACCCTATAGAAAACTCATGATGTCTGCGTGGGGAGGTAATTGCGTTGCAAGCCCAAGCACTGAAACAAAAGCAGGAAGAGATGCCCTTGAAAGAGACCCTAACACTCCAGGAAGTCTTGGAATTGCGATAAGTGAAGCCGTTGAAGCTGCCGTAAGTGATACTACTGGCCAAACAAGATATTCTCTTGGCAGTGTTTTAAATCATGTTATGCTACATCAAACTATAATCGGCCTTGAAGCAAAAAAACAATTTGATAAAATCGGAGTATATCCCGACATAGTTATCGGTTGTGCTGGCGGCGGAAGTAATTTTGCCGGATTAGCATTCCCGTTTGTATCTGACAAAATTAATGGAAAAAATATTGAGATTTATCCTGTTGAACCTCAAGCTTGCCCTACACTGACGAAAGCGCCTTTTGTTTATGATCATGGAGATACTGCTGGTTATACTCCTTTACTGCCTATGCACAGTTTAGGACATTCTTTTGTTCCTCCTCCTTTTCATGCTGGCGGCCTTAGATATCACGGCATGGCTCCTACTGTTAGCCAGCTTGTATCAGAAGGACTTATAACTGCAAAAGCTGTAACTCAGCTTGACGCATATAAAGCTGGTATCTTATTCTCTTCAACCGAAGGAATAATTCCAGCGCCTGAAACCTGTCATGCTATCGCTACAGTGATTGACGAAGCAAATAAAGCCAAAGAAGAGGGAAAAGAAAAAGTTATCGTATTTAATTTTAGTGGTCACGGCCTTCTTGACCTTTCAGCCTATGATAAATATTTTTCAGGTCAGCTTCAAAACTTTAGTCTTTCAGATGAAGAACTTTTAATTTGTCAGAAAGCCTTTG